A genomic stretch from Terriglobus sp. RCC_193 includes:
- a CDS encoding DUF6677 family protein: MSPTLVLVAGWLVPGLGHVLVKKPIRAALLFVSIVSMFFLGMMMHGKVYSATNGDVLDLLGFVGQMGSPLLYVIAHAASLGGQVLTDTVSDYGSKFAVVAGLLNVMAAVDAQSLANGRKEGL; encoded by the coding sequence ATGTCTCCTACGCTGGTGCTGGTGGCCGGCTGGCTGGTGCCGGGGCTTGGGCACGTGTTGGTGAAGAAGCCTATTCGCGCAGCGTTGCTGTTTGTGTCCATCGTCAGCATGTTTTTCCTGGGCATGATGATGCACGGCAAAGTTTATTCCGCCACGAATGGCGACGTGCTGGATCTGCTGGGTTTTGTGGGACAGATGGGTTCGCCGCTGCTGTATGTGATTGCCCATGCGGCCAGCCTTGGTGGCCAGGTTCTGACGGATACGGTTTCCGATTACGGAAGCAAGTTTGCCGTGGTTGCTGGGCTGCTGAATGTAATGGCCGCGGTGGATGCGCAGTCGTTGGCCAATGGCCGCAAGGAGGGTCTGTAA
- a CDS encoding M24 family metallopeptidase — protein MDVPKVQEALKQAGVDGWLFYDHHVRDPLAYRILGLDPSMHVTRRWFYFIPAKGEPRKLNHRIEAGKLDTLPGERVLYSTWQEMESALEQMLQGSTRIAMQYSPRNAVMYVAMVDAGTIEVLNGMGKEIVSSANLVSRFEAVLTEHQVETHYIAQRKIDRILEDAWREMGSRVRGVGTDEFAMVEYLQAELAKEGLVWEHGPNVSVGPNAADSHYEPVAGKSSRIERGSFVLIDIWGKLKDDPSAVWYDITWTGVVDRDPTEHEGRVFRTVVEARDAGIRLVEQRFAKGKPIAGWEPDAAAREVIVNAGFGQWFTHRTGHNIGTELHGAGAHLDNFETHDERLILPMTCFSVEPGIYLPPGPECFGVRSEIDMMTKPGSAVVTGKIQRELVRI, from the coding sequence ATGGACGTTCCGAAGGTGCAGGAGGCTCTTAAGCAGGCGGGAGTGGATGGATGGTTGTTCTATGACCACCACGTGCGCGATCCGCTGGCGTATCGCATCCTGGGGCTTGATCCGTCCATGCACGTTACACGTCGGTGGTTTTACTTCATCCCCGCGAAAGGGGAGCCTCGTAAGCTGAACCACCGCATTGAGGCGGGTAAGCTGGATACGTTGCCGGGCGAGCGTGTGCTGTATTCCACGTGGCAGGAGATGGAATCGGCGCTGGAACAGATGCTCCAGGGCTCGACGCGCATCGCCATGCAGTATTCGCCGCGGAACGCTGTGATGTATGTGGCGATGGTGGATGCCGGCACCATTGAAGTGCTGAACGGTATGGGCAAGGAGATTGTTTCTTCCGCGAACCTGGTCAGCCGGTTTGAGGCAGTGCTGACAGAGCACCAGGTGGAGACACACTACATCGCACAGAGGAAGATCGATCGCATCCTGGAAGATGCGTGGCGCGAGATGGGGTCGCGTGTGCGCGGTGTAGGCACGGATGAGTTCGCCATGGTGGAGTATCTGCAGGCCGAGTTGGCGAAGGAGGGTCTGGTCTGGGAGCATGGGCCAAACGTCAGTGTGGGGCCAAATGCGGCCGACTCGCACTACGAGCCGGTGGCAGGGAAGTCGTCACGCATTGAACGTGGCTCATTCGTCCTGATCGACATATGGGGCAAGCTGAAGGACGATCCTTCGGCGGTCTGGTATGACATTACGTGGACCGGGGTTGTGGACCGCGATCCTACGGAGCATGAGGGGCGCGTCTTCCGCACGGTTGTGGAGGCTCGCGATGCGGGCATTCGCCTGGTAGAGCAGCGGTTTGCCAAGGGAAAGCCGATTGCGGGGTGGGAGCCGGATGCTGCAGCTCGCGAGGTGATTGTCAACGCTGGTTTTGGCCAGTGGTTTACGCATCGCACAGGCCACAACATCGGCACGGAGTTGCATGGCGCGGGTGCGCACCTGGACAACTTCGAGACGCATGACGAGCGCTTGATCCTGCCGATGACCTGCTTTTCCGTGGAGCCGGGTATCTATCTCCCACCCGGGCCGGAGTGTTTCGGGGTGCGGAGCGAGATTGACATGATGACCAAGCCGGGAAGCGCGGTTGTTACTGGGAAGATTCAGCGCGAACTGGTGCGAATCTAG
- the bla gene encoding subclass B3 metallo-beta-lactamase — protein sequence MTLRVLYSALVIAALQLPAVAQNKADWIAPTAPFRISGNLYYVGSRDLAAYLITTPKGNILINANLAMSPPQIHASIEKLGFKWSDTRILLSSQSHYDHAAGSAEVVKETGAKLMVMDGDVKVMEDGGASDYDHSLDHFPPVHVDRVLHDMDKVQLGGTTIVAHKTAGHTQGCTTWTMETHESGRTLRVVIVGGMSWNPAVRLVSTPGRPASYPGIEQDFQKTFATLNALPVDIFLGAHGVYFDLLGKMARWPQQGDAVWIDPAGYHQAVNEKKTAFEAEVAKEKSEK from the coding sequence ATGACTCTTCGTGTTCTCTATTCCGCGCTGGTGATAGCCGCGCTGCAACTACCTGCAGTAGCTCAGAACAAAGCAGATTGGATTGCGCCCACTGCGCCGTTTCGTATCTCGGGCAATCTGTATTATGTCGGATCGCGCGATCTTGCGGCTTACCTGATCACAACGCCGAAAGGCAACATCCTGATCAACGCGAACCTGGCTATGTCGCCTCCGCAGATACACGCCAGTATTGAAAAGCTGGGCTTCAAGTGGAGTGATACCAGGATTCTTCTCAGCAGCCAGTCACACTATGATCATGCCGCGGGTTCCGCCGAGGTGGTGAAGGAGACAGGCGCAAAGCTGATGGTGATGGATGGCGATGTGAAGGTCATGGAAGACGGTGGCGCATCTGACTATGATCACTCGCTGGATCATTTTCCGCCGGTTCACGTGGATCGTGTTCTGCATGACATGGACAAGGTGCAGTTGGGCGGCACGACCATCGTTGCGCATAAGACGGCGGGCCATACGCAGGGATGCACCACGTGGACCATGGAGACACACGAGAGTGGACGCACGCTGCGAGTGGTGATTGTGGGCGGCATGTCGTGGAACCCGGCAGTGCGGCTGGTTTCCACGCCGGGCAGACCTGCTTCGTATCCGGGAATTGAGCAGGATTTTCAAAAGACATTTGCCACCTTGAACGCGCTTCCCGTGGATATCTTTCTTGGCGCGCATGGTGTGTATTTTGACCTTCTGGGGAAGATGGCACGCTGGCCACAGCAAGGTGATGCAGTATGGATTGATCCTGCTGGATACCACCAGGCTGTGAATGAGAAGAAGACTGCCTTTGAGGCAGAGGTGGCAAAGGAAAAGTCTGAAAAATAG
- a CDS encoding DUF2911 domain-containing protein, giving the protein MKIKKLVVAAALLCCGLSLSAMAQGGMEMAPHKPGAPLASPRKQAEASINGHTVKVDYGAPSMRGRKIMGDLVPYTTWWRTGANEATLFETNTDLMVGSLHVPAGKYTLVTLPSAGEWQLVFCKHLGQWGTERFEADDLGKAPMKKASLTAPQEMMSIEFRNTTAKGTEMHVKWETTDVWVPVTFMK; this is encoded by the coding sequence ATGAAGATCAAGAAGCTGGTAGTAGCCGCTGCACTGCTGTGTTGTGGCTTGAGTCTTTCGGCGATGGCGCAGGGTGGAATGGAGATGGCTCCGCACAAGCCGGGTGCTCCTCTGGCCAGTCCGCGGAAGCAGGCAGAGGCCAGCATCAATGGCCACACGGTAAAGGTGGACTATGGCGCACCCAGCATGCGCGGGCGAAAGATTATGGGCGATCTGGTGCCGTACACCACCTGGTGGCGCACCGGCGCAAATGAAGCCACGCTCTTTGAGACCAATACCGATCTGATGGTGGGTTCGCTGCATGTTCCCGCAGGCAAGTACACGTTGGTCACGCTGCCTTCTGCGGGTGAATGGCAGTTGGTGTTCTGCAAGCATCTTGGACAGTGGGGAACGGAGCGCTTTGAGGCTGATGATCTTGGCAAGGCACCGATGAAGAAGGCATCGTTGACCGCACCGCAGGAGATGATGTCCATCGAGTTCCGCAATACCACCGCGAAGGGCACAGAGATGCACGTGAAGTGGGAGACCACGGATGTGTGGGTTCCCGTTACCTTTATGAAGTAA
- a CDS encoding M56 family metallopeptidase — MSAYLGVHTGEVVALGWTLLHFCWQSAIIAMLYVLVDRCTRGASASIRYGIAIVTLALMPLSAIATFVEQERLVVPMQSTAMPNLQDEQQPLLIASRLGSMHTAILEELPAAAPAVSGGELWIAEHAGLLLPCMDAVWLFGVLLLAVRAAGGWWQLRGLKLRASAAVPPEVRVAFERLRRRYELSRGVMLRMSDEVISPMVFGVWRTVVLVPLSAVAQLTPEQMEAVLAHELAHVRRWDYLVNLMQTVTECLFFFHPAVWWISHRVRDFREICCDETAAQTCADPAIYAAALLQMEEQRFRQPQLAMALNGNGGTLLQRVRRVMGEKAMEQKQMSGIRMMTAGLALVGLYAVPHVAHSMKMETKPKAAVAPIAEVAPRVAAQTTPAVSVAVKPKIDIATVQQADVNIADTAPMPNPAPAPRVIHDGASQEVKQDGMQYLDAMKVAGYPLDLNNDLNEIIRLRSVGVTPEYANAMTQAGMGKPTLKELGTLKAVGVTPEYVKSLKSSSSAPTNFHDVISFKTLGVTPEYAQQIESLGLGKPTMHDLTSMKAVGVTPEYATELKSAGFTPKDLHELVSMRAVGVTPEYARAMAAAGFSANSAHDLVSMKAQGMTPEYAKWLKANFPNADMHAMRQAINFHIDDKFIADAKAHGFNGTDLDKLTKLKMSGLLN, encoded by the coding sequence ATGAGCGCTTACCTTGGGGTACATACGGGCGAAGTAGTTGCACTGGGTTGGACGCTTCTGCACTTCTGTTGGCAGAGCGCGATAATAGCGATGCTGTATGTGTTGGTGGATCGCTGCACGCGCGGCGCGTCTGCATCAATCCGATACGGCATTGCGATAGTTACGCTGGCGCTGATGCCGCTTTCCGCCATCGCAACCTTTGTGGAGCAGGAGCGGCTCGTCGTTCCAATGCAAAGTACCGCAATGCCGAACCTGCAAGACGAACAGCAGCCATTACTGATCGCGTCTCGCCTGGGCAGCATGCACACCGCAATTCTGGAGGAGCTACCCGCTGCCGCACCCGCAGTCAGCGGAGGCGAACTTTGGATCGCTGAACACGCCGGATTGTTGTTGCCATGTATGGATGCTGTATGGCTCTTCGGTGTGCTGTTGCTGGCGGTACGTGCCGCTGGCGGATGGTGGCAGTTGCGCGGGTTGAAGTTGCGAGCGAGCGCCGCTGTGCCCCCGGAAGTCCGTGTTGCGTTTGAGCGGCTGAGACGCAGGTATGAGTTAAGTCGCGGCGTTATGCTGCGCATGTCGGACGAAGTGATATCGCCTATGGTGTTTGGCGTGTGGCGCACGGTCGTATTGGTGCCTCTGAGCGCCGTCGCACAGTTAACGCCCGAGCAGATGGAGGCAGTACTCGCGCATGAACTGGCTCACGTGCGCCGGTGGGATTACCTGGTCAACCTGATGCAGACGGTAACTGAATGTCTGTTCTTCTTCCATCCGGCAGTATGGTGGATCAGCCATCGTGTCAGAGATTTTCGTGAAATATGTTGTGACGAAACCGCAGCGCAAACCTGCGCGGATCCAGCGATCTATGCGGCCGCCCTGCTGCAGATGGAGGAACAACGTTTTCGACAGCCACAACTGGCGATGGCGCTGAACGGTAATGGTGGAACGCTTTTGCAACGAGTACGGCGAGTCATGGGAGAGAAAGCAATGGAGCAGAAACAGATGAGCGGAATTCGAATGATGACGGCAGGGCTGGCGCTGGTTGGACTGTATGCGGTTCCGCACGTAGCGCACAGCATGAAGATGGAAACAAAACCAAAAGCTGCAGTTGCCCCGATAGCAGAAGTCGCTCCGCGCGTGGCTGCGCAAACAACACCGGCAGTTTCTGTCGCGGTAAAACCAAAGATCGACATCGCAACTGTCCAGCAAGCGGATGTGAACATCGCGGATACGGCCCCCATGCCAAATCCCGCACCCGCTCCACGTGTTATCCATGACGGTGCTTCGCAGGAAGTGAAGCAAGATGGCATGCAGTATCTGGATGCCATGAAGGTTGCAGGCTATCCGCTGGATCTCAACAACGATCTCAACGAAATCATCCGGCTGCGATCTGTGGGTGTAACGCCGGAGTATGCAAATGCCATGACACAAGCTGGCATGGGCAAACCCACGCTGAAAGAACTGGGTACACTGAAGGCCGTAGGTGTAACGCCGGAGTATGTGAAGTCACTGAAGTCTTCCTCTTCCGCGCCAACAAACTTTCACGATGTGATCTCGTTTAAAACGTTGGGTGTCACGCCGGAATATGCGCAGCAGATTGAGTCGTTAGGACTCGGCAAGCCCACCATGCATGATCTCACCAGCATGAAGGCTGTTGGCGTTACGCCGGAATACGCGACCGAATTGAAGAGCGCGGGCTTCACACCAAAGGACCTGCACGAACTGGTAAGCATGCGCGCTGTGGGTGTTACACCGGAATACGCCCGTGCTATGGCCGCTGCAGGCTTCTCCGCAAACTCTGCACATGACCTGGTCAGCATGAAGGCACAAGGCATGACGCCGGAGTATGCGAAGTGGTTGAAGGCAAACTTCCCCAATGCGGATATGCATGCGATGCGACAGGCAATTAACTTCCACATTGACGACAAGTTCATTGCCGACGCCAAGGCGCACGGCTTCAACGGAACCGATCTGGATAAGCTGACCAAGCTGAAGATGTCGGGCTTGTTGAACTAA
- a CDS encoding BlaI/MecI/CopY family transcriptional regulator — MKMTRQIPKPTEGELELLTILWERGEATVRDVFEAVNERRAVVYTGVQKLMQIMLDKGLVERDATERAHVYRAAVAKEDTERRFMRELSDRFFAGSAAQLALRALEMEPASEEDLREIRTLIAKKLS, encoded by the coding sequence ATGAAGATGACCAGGCAAATTCCAAAGCCGACAGAAGGTGAGCTCGAACTGCTGACAATCCTATGGGAGCGCGGCGAAGCTACCGTTCGCGACGTGTTTGAAGCCGTGAATGAAAGACGCGCGGTGGTCTACACAGGTGTGCAAAAACTCATGCAGATCATGCTGGACAAAGGTCTGGTGGAACGCGATGCCACGGAACGCGCACACGTCTATCGCGCCGCCGTTGCAAAGGAAGATACGGAGCGCCGCTTCATGCGTGAATTGAGCGACCGCTTCTTCGCAGGTTCAGCGGCGCAGTTGGCGCTGCGTGCGTTGGAGATGGAACCTGCCAGCGAAGAGGATCTTCGAGAGATCCGCACACTCATTGCAAAGAAGCTGTCCTGA
- a CDS encoding peptidylprolyl isomerase encodes MAVRVNGEVIHDERFHREFVELSGGRTPQQVQEQAPMEYHRLLQTAERNTLRSVLLHQVAVAEGITATAEEAEEERRSTWGSAANQSCGIGITSDMISRLMVKKVQQHLTRHVQRPDRREVEAIYRNNSAAFTIQERWLVSHIVQIAETEAEHAKAINVLKQAQSELKRSKSFAAVADRYSDCKGNGGSLGWINRGTMVPEFEAKVFTLERRKLSDIFETTFGLHLAILHDWKPAGLQPLDEVRADLARHIFEERKQVLLNQITEDLMRRAEIAMLPDPERSVAAGEKVQ; translated from the coding sequence ATGGCAGTTCGCGTAAATGGAGAGGTCATCCACGACGAACGATTTCATCGCGAATTCGTTGAGCTCTCTGGTGGCCGCACACCGCAACAGGTGCAGGAACAAGCTCCCATGGAGTACCACCGGCTGCTGCAGACAGCGGAACGCAACACACTACGCTCCGTCCTGCTCCATCAGGTTGCAGTTGCAGAAGGCATCACTGCTACAGCGGAAGAAGCTGAGGAAGAACGCCGCTCCACATGGGGCAGCGCTGCAAATCAATCCTGTGGCATTGGGATTACCAGCGATATGATTTCGCGCCTGATGGTGAAGAAAGTGCAGCAACATCTGACGCGGCATGTGCAACGCCCGGATCGACGTGAAGTGGAAGCCATCTATCGCAATAACTCTGCTGCGTTCACGATTCAAGAGCGCTGGCTGGTATCCCATATCGTTCAGATTGCCGAGACAGAAGCAGAGCACGCGAAGGCTATCAATGTTTTGAAACAAGCGCAGAGCGAACTCAAGCGCAGCAAGTCATTCGCTGCGGTTGCTGACCGCTACTCCGATTGCAAAGGCAATGGAGGTTCGCTCGGCTGGATCAACCGCGGCACGATGGTTCCCGAATTTGAAGCGAAAGTCTTCACACTGGAACGACGCAAACTCAGCGACATCTTTGAAACAACATTCGGTCTGCATCTGGCGATACTGCATGATTGGAAACCCGCCGGCCTGCAGCCGTTGGACGAAGTCAGAGCCGATCTCGCCCGACACATTTTCGAAGAACGCAAACAGGTACTGCTAAACCAGATCACGGAAGACTTGATGCGCCGCGCAGAAATTGCAATGCTGCCGGACCCCGAACGCAGCGTTGCTGCCGGTGAGAAAGTGCAATGA
- a CDS encoding formylglycine-generating enzyme family protein, producing the protein MILLPGGAFLMGSESADSFPDDGEGPVRQVTVDSFWMDQYAVRNRDFMKFVQETQYVTEAERIGWSFVFAGDLPEESSSADTKAVHGTEWWRVIEGATWLHPDGPGSNLASRTDHPVVQVSWNDAAAYAAWAGKRLPTEAEWEFAARGGLEQQAYPWGNELTPDGKHLCNIWQGVFPVSNTAEDGYASTCPVDTFPPNGYGLFGITGNTWEWIADWFHPTYHQLATRHNPIGPPQGTARMLKGGSYLCHRSYCNRYRVAARSSNTPDSATTNIGFRCVRDIA; encoded by the coding sequence ATGATTCTCCTCCCTGGCGGCGCATTCCTGATGGGCTCTGAATCCGCAGATTCGTTTCCAGATGATGGAGAAGGGCCGGTGCGACAGGTCACGGTGGATTCTTTCTGGATGGATCAGTACGCCGTCCGCAATCGCGACTTCATGAAGTTTGTGCAGGAGACGCAGTACGTGACCGAGGCAGAACGCATCGGATGGTCGTTTGTCTTCGCAGGTGATTTACCGGAAGAGTCATCTTCTGCTGATACGAAAGCGGTCCACGGCACGGAATGGTGGCGCGTCATCGAAGGAGCCACCTGGCTGCATCCCGATGGCCCGGGATCGAACCTGGCCAGCCGTACAGATCATCCGGTCGTCCAGGTCTCATGGAACGATGCCGCAGCATATGCCGCCTGGGCAGGCAAACGCCTGCCGACCGAAGCCGAATGGGAGTTCGCTGCGCGCGGCGGCCTGGAACAACAGGCTTATCCCTGGGGTAACGAACTTACACCGGACGGAAAACATCTCTGCAACATCTGGCAGGGAGTCTTCCCTGTCTCAAACACAGCAGAAGACGGTTACGCTTCGACCTGCCCCGTAGACACATTCCCTCCCAATGGATACGGCCTATTCGGCATCACAGGCAATACATGGGAATGGATCGCAGACTGGTTTCACCCCACCTACCACCAGCTTGCAACTCGCCACAATCCGATTGGACCACCGCAGGGGACAGCACGCATGTTGAAGGGCGGTTCCTATCTCTGCCATCGCTCGTATTGCAACCGCTATCGTGTCGCAGCTCGCAGTTCCAACACACCGGATAGTGCGACAACAAACATCGGCTTCCGCTGCGTCCGCGACATAGCTTAA